A window of Rufibacter sp. LB8 contains these coding sequences:
- a CDS encoding glycosyltransferase family 2 protein, translating into MVSNPSVAVVILNWNGRRWLEQFLPGVLEHSPEAEVIVADNASSDDSVAFLQEHFPSVKTIALHENFGFCEGYNQALAQVQTDYYVLLNSDVEVTKGWLTPMLKLLEENPTIAACQPKIKAFHQRSHFEYAGAAGGYLDAQGYPFCRGRIFDTLEEDKGQYDDVRQVFWATGACLFIRSKAFWQAGGLDKEFFAHMEEIDLCWRLQNLGYQVFYHGKSTVYHVGGGTLHKSNPRKTFLNFRNGASLLYKNLSEKELNKVLYTRLVLDGVAAAQFLFKGNTKDLAAVYKAHRAFFGLKSYLKAKRAEVPVKKETSHLVGWYGQSVVWDYFVKGKKTFRELHIPDRASFAPQRFAHVEPEGQNQVHQDRRPER; encoded by the coding sequence TTGGTCTCTAATCCATCGGTTGCCGTTGTTATCCTGAACTGGAACGGCCGCAGATGGCTGGAACAGTTTCTGCCGGGCGTATTAGAACACAGCCCTGAAGCTGAAGTCATAGTGGCCGACAACGCTTCTTCAGACGATTCGGTGGCGTTCCTGCAAGAGCATTTCCCATCGGTGAAAACAATTGCGCTACATGAGAATTTCGGGTTTTGCGAAGGCTATAATCAAGCTTTGGCGCAGGTGCAGACAGACTATTACGTGCTGTTGAATTCAGACGTGGAGGTGACCAAAGGTTGGCTCACGCCGATGCTAAAGCTCCTGGAAGAAAACCCGACCATAGCCGCCTGTCAGCCCAAGATCAAAGCCTTTCACCAGCGCAGTCATTTTGAGTACGCCGGTGCGGCCGGAGGTTATTTAGATGCCCAGGGCTACCCCTTCTGCCGCGGACGTATATTTGACACGCTGGAAGAAGACAAAGGCCAGTATGATGACGTACGGCAGGTTTTCTGGGCCACCGGCGCTTGTTTGTTCATTCGTTCAAAAGCGTTTTGGCAAGCTGGCGGTCTGGACAAAGAATTCTTCGCGCACATGGAAGAGATTGACCTCTGCTGGCGACTGCAAAATTTAGGCTACCAGGTTTTCTACCACGGCAAGAGCACCGTATACCACGTGGGCGGTGGCACGCTGCATAAAAGTAACCCTAGAAAGACGTTTCTGAATTTCAGGAATGGGGCTTCGTTGCTGTATAAAAACCTTTCTGAGAAAGAACTGAACAAAGTGCTGTACACGCGGTTAGTCTTAGACGGCGTGGCGGCGGCGCAGTTTCTATTCAAGGGCAACACCAAAGATTTGGCGGCGGTGTACAAGGCGCACCGGGCGTTTTTCGGCTTGAAATCTTATTTGAAGGCAAAACGGGCCGAGGTACCCGTAAAAAAAGAAACCAGCCACTTGGTGGGCTGGTACGGGCAGAGCGTGGTGTGGGACTACTTTGTGAAAGGAAAGAAAACGTTTAGGGAATTACACATCCCAGACCGTGCTTCTTTCGCGCCGCAAAGATTTGCGCACGTTGAGCCAGAAGGCCAGAATCAGGTACACCAAGACCGGCGACCCGAACGTTAA
- a CDS encoding bifunctional 2-polyprenyl-6-hydroxyphenol methylase/3-demethylubiquinol 3-O-methyltransferase UbiG: MATTNADPIGAALQDYLTGAQEAVITVYSDQTEPDEIPVHYLFRTWAQMPEREQFALEQCRGIVLDVGSGAGSHALALQEKGVEVTSLEISEKACQVQQERGVKNVLCGDFFTLAPIPHDTLLLLMNGIGLAGSVDNVPHFLQTCKKWLNPAGQIILESSDILYLYEDEDGSVSLDLNANYYGEMTYVMEYKQERSEPFKWLFLDFDLLQQYAEEAGFSAELLLQEEDAHYIARLTVV, encoded by the coding sequence ATGGCAACAACCAACGCAGACCCCATTGGCGCAGCGCTTCAAGACTACCTTACAGGTGCGCAAGAGGCGGTCATTACGGTTTATTCAGACCAAACCGAGCCCGATGAAATACCGGTACATTACTTGTTCAGAACCTGGGCCCAAATGCCGGAGCGCGAACAATTTGCCTTGGAGCAGTGCCGCGGAATAGTGCTGGATGTTGGTTCTGGCGCTGGTTCTCATGCGCTGGCTTTGCAGGAGAAAGGCGTGGAGGTGACCTCTTTGGAAATTTCTGAAAAAGCCTGCCAGGTGCAGCAGGAGCGGGGCGTGAAAAACGTGCTCTGCGGCGATTTCTTTACCTTGGCGCCAATTCCGCATGACACCTTACTACTGCTTATGAACGGCATTGGCCTGGCGGGTTCGGTGGACAACGTGCCGCATTTCCTGCAGACCTGCAAAAAATGGCTGAACCCCGCCGGGCAGATCATCCTGGAATCTTCTGATATTCTCTACCTGTATGAAGACGAAGACGGCTCCGTTTCTTTGGATCTTAACGCCAATTATTACGGAGAGATGACTTACGTGATGGAATACAAGCAAGAGCGCTCGGAACCATTCAAATGGCTTTTCCTTGATTTTGATTTGCTGCAGCAATACGCTGAAGAAGCCGGTTTCTCCGCAGAGCTTTTGTTGCAGGAAGAAGACGCCCATTACATCGCCCGGTTAACGGTGGTGTAA
- a CDS encoding response regulator, whose protein sequence is MEEKVVNILLVEDDEVDIMNVQRAFKKNNINNPLHIARNGLEALETLRDGSIPMPPIIILDINMPKMNGIEFLQELRQDPKLNRISVFVMTTSNEDSDKINAYNLNVAGYILKPLSFEKFITAVATLDRYWKLCERP, encoded by the coding sequence ATGGAAGAGAAAGTAGTAAACATTCTGTTAGTTGAGGACGACGAGGTAGATATCATGAATGTGCAGCGGGCCTTCAAGAAAAACAACATTAACAACCCCCTGCACATAGCCCGCAACGGCCTTGAAGCTCTGGAAACACTTCGGGACGGCTCCATTCCCATGCCCCCCATCATTATTCTGGACATTAACATGCCCAAGATGAACGGCATAGAGTTTTTGCAGGAATTACGGCAAGACCCCAAACTGAACCGCATTAGTGTATTTGTCATGACCACGTCTAATGAAGACAGTGACAAAATCAATGCCTATAACCTCAACGTGGCCGGCTATATCTTGAAACCGCTGTCGTTTGAGAAATTCATTACTGCGGTGGCCACCCTTGACCGGTACTGGAAATTATGCGAAAGACCATAA
- a CDS encoding pyruvate dehydrogenase complex E1 component subunit beta, with protein MRTIQFREALREAMSEEMRRDPKVFLMGEEVAEYNGAYKVSQGMLDEFGPERVIDTPIAELGFAGIGVGAAMNGLRPIIEFMTFNFSLVAIDQIINSAAKVMSMSGGQYSAPMVFRGPTGNAGMLSSQHSQNFENWFANTPGLKVVVPSNPYDAKGLLKSAIRDNDPVIFMESELMYGDKGEVPEEEYLIPIGVADTKRQGKDVTIVSFGKMMKVALQAAEELAKDGVEAEVIDLRSVRPLDFNAIVESVKRTNRLVVVEEAWPLASISSEIAFHVQHQAFDYLDAPVKRVTCRDVPLPYAPTLIEASLPNVKRVIDAVKEVTYAKA; from the coding sequence ATGCGAACCATACAATTCAGAGAGGCCTTGCGTGAGGCAATGAGCGAGGAAATGCGCCGCGACCCAAAAGTGTTCCTGATGGGCGAGGAAGTTGCCGAATACAACGGGGCCTACAAAGTTAGCCAAGGCATGCTGGACGAGTTTGGGCCGGAGCGCGTGATTGACACCCCCATTGCCGAACTGGGCTTTGCCGGTATTGGCGTGGGTGCGGCCATGAACGGCTTACGCCCCATCATTGAGTTCATGACGTTCAACTTCTCATTGGTAGCCATTGACCAGATCATCAACTCGGCGGCCAAAGTGATGTCTATGTCCGGTGGTCAGTACTCGGCGCCCATGGTGTTCAGAGGCCCCACCGGCAACGCGGGCATGTTGTCTAGCCAGCACTCACAGAACTTTGAGAACTGGTTCGCCAACACGCCTGGTTTGAAAGTGGTGGTGCCGTCTAACCCTTATGATGCCAAAGGCTTGCTGAAAAGCGCCATCAGAGACAATGACCCGGTAATCTTCATGGAGTCTGAGCTCATGTACGGTGACAAAGGCGAAGTGCCGGAGGAAGAATATTTGATCCCCATTGGGGTAGCCGATACCAAGCGCCAGGGCAAAGATGTGACCATTGTTTCCTTCGGGAAGATGATGAAAGTAGCCCTGCAGGCCGCCGAGGAACTTGCCAAAGACGGTGTGGAAGCCGAGGTGATTGACTTGCGTTCCGTGAGACCATTAGATTTTAACGCCATTGTGGAATCTGTGAAGCGCACCAACCGTTTGGTAGTGGTGGAAGAAGCTTGGCCGTTGGCCTCTATCTCTTCTGAGATTGCCTTCCATGTACAGCACCAGGCCTTCGATTATCTTGATGCGCCCGTGAAACGCGTGACCTGCCGCGACGTTCCGTTGCCTTACGCGCCTACCTTAATTGAGGCCTCACTGCCCAACGTGAAACGCGTGATTGATGCCGTAAAAGAAGTGACCTACGCCAAAGCGTAA
- a CDS encoding YbaB/EbfC family nucleoid-associated protein: MFDMLGMMNKVKEMQAKMKVAQDNLKHITVTAEAGAGMVKATASGDRRLLKIEVDETLMNPNDREMLSDLVVAAVNKALDEAGEKGKEELKKQTEGMIPNIPGLDLSGFGL; encoded by the coding sequence ATGTTTGACATGTTAGGGATGATGAACAAAGTGAAAGAGATGCAGGCCAAGATGAAGGTGGCCCAGGACAATCTCAAACACATTACGGTCACGGCAGAGGCGGGCGCGGGCATGGTGAAAGCCACGGCCAGCGGCGACCGGCGGTTACTGAAGATTGAGGTAGACGAGACGCTCATGAACCCCAACGACCGCGAAATGCTTTCTGATCTGGTAGTGGCGGCCGTGAACAAAGCGCTGGACGAGGCCGGAGAAAAAGGCAAAGAAGAACTCAAGAAACAGACAGAGGGCATGATCCCTAACATTCCGGGTTTAGATTTGAGCGGTTTTGGTCTCTAA
- a CDS encoding glycosyltransferase family 4 protein yields the protein MKNVLIVNQSAELYGADKILLELLLHYPAGYNPIVVLHEDGPFKDMLQSKGIQVIHASVIKVRRGILNVGFLGGLPFEVLKAFRTIRKELNGQEIHLIHSNATSVFIGAFYSFFFRKKHLWHVHEIIEHPRKIALAYPRIVNFFASKVVFNSRATEKHFTSILPSIKEISTLVYNGQSRAFTQISEEEKLNIRQTYFNADPNDVVIGLVGRISKIKGQLLLLEAFSHLTASHPNAKLVLIGSPAKGKEYDLEAVEAFIQKQQLGQKVVVLDFQANIWPFYDALDIVTFPSTEKESFGLVATEAMLCAKPVVAADHGGLSEIVVHQQTGLLFEPNNAQALAESLTQLIYSEDLRMAYGQNGLIRVKEVFSTEQFVAGIQQVYDELTA from the coding sequence ATGAAGAACGTTCTGATTGTCAATCAGTCTGCTGAACTGTACGGAGCCGATAAAATACTCTTGGAGTTGCTGCTGCATTACCCGGCGGGCTACAACCCCATTGTGGTGCTCCACGAAGACGGCCCTTTTAAAGACATGCTCCAAAGCAAAGGCATTCAGGTAATTCACGCCTCGGTGATTAAAGTGCGGCGCGGCATCTTGAACGTCGGGTTTCTGGGCGGGCTGCCGTTTGAGGTTTTGAAGGCGTTCAGGACCATTAGAAAAGAACTCAACGGCCAAGAAATCCACCTGATTCACTCCAATGCCACCTCGGTGTTTATTGGCGCATTCTACTCCTTTTTCTTCCGGAAAAAGCACCTCTGGCACGTACATGAAATCATAGAACACCCCCGGAAAATTGCTTTGGCCTACCCCAGAATTGTGAATTTTTTCGCCAGCAAGGTGGTGTTCAACTCCAGGGCCACTGAGAAACATTTCACGTCTATTTTGCCCAGCATCAAAGAGATAAGCACGCTGGTCTACAATGGCCAAAGCCGCGCCTTTACGCAAATTTCTGAGGAAGAAAAACTCAACATCCGGCAAACGTATTTCAACGCGGATCCTAATGACGTGGTAATTGGGTTGGTCGGGCGCATTAGTAAAATCAAAGGCCAATTGCTTTTGTTGGAGGCTTTTTCGCACCTCACAGCTTCGCACCCTAATGCTAAACTGGTCTTGATAGGTTCGCCAGCCAAAGGCAAAGAATATGACCTGGAGGCGGTAGAAGCGTTTATTCAAAAGCAGCAACTCGGCCAAAAAGTGGTGGTGCTGGACTTCCAGGCGAATATCTGGCCCTTTTATGACGCACTGGACATTGTCACGTTCCCGTCCACGGAGAAGGAATCGTTTGGCTTGGTGGCCACTGAGGCCATGCTCTGCGCCAAACCCGTGGTGGCCGCTGACCACGGCGGACTTTCTGAGATTGTGGTGCACCAGCAAACCGGCCTGCTCTTTGAACCCAACAACGCCCAGGCGCTTGCCGAAAGCCTCACCCAATTAATTTATTCTGAAGACCTCCGGATGGCCTATGGCCAAAACGGGCTGATCCGCGTGAAAGAAGTTTTCTCTACAGAACAGTTTGTGGCCGGCATCCAACAGGTGTATGATGAACTGACGGCGTAG
- the asnB gene encoding asparagine synthase B encodes MCGIVCAFDLKESAETLRPQLLEMAKSIRHRGPDWSGVFSNENAILAHERLAIVDPISGKQPLFSQDGQLVLAANGEIYNHLELRENLVTNYNFQTKSDCEVILALYKEKGTKFLDDLNGIFGFALYDVENNAYMIARDHMGIIPLYIGWDKAGTFYVASELKALEGTCEKIKLFPPGHYLSSQEEGFQKWYDRDWKEYKNVAENETDIKALKDALEAAVHRQLMSDVPYGVLLSGGLDSSITSAIAKKYADRRIETNDQERAWWPQLHSFAIGLEGSPDLAAAQKVADHLGTVHHEIKFTIQEGIDAIKDVIYHLETYDVTTVRASTPMYLMARAIKAMGIKMVLSGEGADEIFGGYLYFHKAPNAKEFHEENVRKLDKLHMYDCLRANKSLAAWGIEGRVPFLDKEFMDVAMRINPQDKMINGERMEKWVLRKAFEDYLPASVAWRQKEQFSDGVGYNWIDTLKEMVGRKVSDEQLENAAVHFPIQPPSSKEEFYYRSIFAKHFPSDAAALSVPSVPSVACSTPIALEWDASFKNMNDPSGRAVANVHADAYLKDEVAV; translated from the coding sequence GTGTGTGGAATTGTTTGTGCCTTTGATTTAAAGGAAAGCGCTGAGACGCTACGGCCTCAGCTTTTGGAAATGGCGAAATCCATCCGGCACCGTGGTCCGGATTGGAGCGGTGTTTTCAGTAATGAGAACGCCATTCTGGCCCATGAACGGCTGGCCATTGTAGACCCTATCTCGGGAAAACAGCCTTTGTTCAGCCAAGACGGGCAATTGGTGCTGGCCGCCAACGGCGAAATCTATAATCACCTGGAACTCCGGGAAAATCTGGTAACAAACTATAATTTCCAAACCAAATCTGACTGCGAAGTCATTCTAGCGCTTTACAAAGAAAAAGGGACCAAGTTTCTGGATGATTTGAACGGCATCTTCGGGTTTGCGCTCTATGACGTGGAAAACAACGCGTATATGATTGCCCGTGATCACATGGGCATTATACCATTGTACATTGGCTGGGACAAGGCAGGCACTTTTTACGTAGCCTCAGAGCTGAAAGCGCTGGAAGGTACATGCGAGAAAATTAAACTGTTCCCGCCGGGCCATTACCTCTCTAGCCAGGAAGAAGGTTTCCAGAAATGGTATGACCGTGATTGGAAGGAATACAAGAACGTGGCCGAAAATGAGACCGACATCAAGGCCTTGAAAGATGCCCTGGAAGCCGCCGTGCACCGCCAGTTGATGAGTGATGTGCCGTACGGCGTGCTGCTTTCCGGCGGACTAGACTCTTCCATCACTTCGGCCATCGCCAAGAAATACGCAGACCGAAGAATTGAAACCAATGATCAGGAACGCGCCTGGTGGCCACAGCTCCACTCCTTCGCCATTGGCCTGGAAGGTTCCCCAGACCTGGCCGCCGCCCAAAAAGTGGCTGATCACCTGGGCACCGTACACCATGAGATAAAATTCACCATTCAGGAAGGCATTGACGCCATCAAAGACGTGATCTATCACCTGGAAACCTATGACGTGACCACCGTGCGCGCCTCTACGCCCATGTATTTAATGGCGCGCGCCATAAAGGCCATGGGTATTAAAATGGTGTTGTCCGGTGAAGGGGCTGATGAAATCTTCGGAGGTTATCTGTACTTCCACAAAGCACCCAATGCCAAAGAATTCCACGAGGAGAACGTACGCAAGCTGGACAAGCTGCACATGTATGACTGCCTGCGCGCCAACAAATCTCTGGCCGCCTGGGGCATTGAGGGCCGCGTGCCGTTCCTGGACAAAGAATTCATGGACGTAGCCATGCGCATCAACCCGCAGGACAAAATGATAAACGGCGAACGCATGGAGAAATGGGTCTTGCGCAAAGCGTTTGAAGATTATTTGCCGGCCAGCGTAGCGTGGCGCCAAAAAGAACAGTTCTCAGACGGCGTGGGCTACAACTGGATTGACACCCTCAAAGAAATGGTAGGCCGCAAAGTCAGTGATGAACAGCTGGAAAACGCCGCTGTGCACTTCCCTATTCAGCCACCCAGCAGCAAAGAAGAGTTCTATTACCGGTCCATCTTCGCCAAACATTTCCCAAGTGACGCGGCGGCCTTGTCGGTGCCTTCGGTGCCCTCCGTGGCCTGCAGCACGCCCATCGCGCTAGAGTGGGACGCTTCTTTCAAGAACATGAACGACCCATCTGGCAGAGCCGTGGCCAATGTGCACGCTGATGCCTATTTGAAAGATGAAGTAGCGGTTTAG
- a CDS encoding ATP-binding protein produces MKLITTIHLAIGFILAMFCIVTLGYIKQTQKVRHNIEDVLYTDDIIRESKTTQKLILDMETGLRGYLLTGDKTFLPPYLKGRAQFSSSILLLDSLTAKDPVQNAKVQRIREKMQEWNQDFAGPLIQSRNQVHLSQRNRAYYDSLFFATAQQAKGKDKIDQTRNYFTELEANQKKIKESRLGELRESFRSTNYIAIGLTVLALIIGTITAYVLGNTIRKRFIRMTALANSIANGNYRVSLVDRHKDEISALTHSLNKMASKLQDSFSHLTKMNKELDQFAYVVSHDLKAPLRAINNLAEWIAEDMESKEPDVLQNLTMLRGRVQRMENLINGILDYSRVGRKEILQTQFSVQELLQETLENLAPPASFTFQLPDALPTITGERTLLYQVFANLFSNAIKYHHKESGTVTVHVQEKEDYYQFAVQDDGPGIPKEYHEKVFGMFQTMEARDVKESTGVGLAIVKKIVEEKGGTIWIESDRGLGTTFLFTWPKLQGTQITSSELLEENV; encoded by the coding sequence ATGAAATTAATCACTACCATACACCTGGCCATCGGGTTTATTCTGGCCATGTTCTGTATTGTTACCCTTGGCTACATTAAACAGACGCAGAAGGTGCGCCACAACATTGAAGATGTCCTCTATACAGATGATATTATAAGGGAATCAAAGACCACCCAAAAACTCATTCTTGACATGGAAACGGGTCTTAGGGGATATTTACTCACCGGCGACAAAACGTTTCTGCCGCCTTATCTAAAAGGTCGGGCCCAGTTTTCGAGTTCTATCCTGCTGTTGGATTCGCTCACCGCCAAAGACCCTGTCCAGAACGCCAAGGTGCAGCGCATTAGAGAGAAGATGCAGGAATGGAACCAGGACTTTGCCGGCCCCCTGATTCAAAGCCGGAACCAGGTACACCTGAGCCAAAGAAACCGTGCCTACTATGACTCGCTTTTTTTCGCCACAGCCCAGCAAGCCAAAGGCAAGGACAAGATTGACCAGACTAGAAACTATTTCACAGAGCTGGAGGCCAACCAGAAGAAGATAAAGGAGTCGCGCCTGGGCGAGTTGCGTGAATCTTTTAGGAGCACCAATTACATAGCCATTGGCCTTACGGTGCTGGCGCTTATTATTGGTACCATCACGGCGTATGTGCTGGGCAACACCATCCGGAAACGGTTTATCAGAATGACCGCCCTGGCCAACAGCATTGCCAACGGCAATTACCGGGTGTCATTGGTAGACCGGCACAAAGACGAGATCAGCGCCCTCACCCACTCTTTAAACAAAATGGCCAGCAAGTTGCAGGACAGCTTCTCGCATTTGACCAAGATGAACAAAGAGCTGGACCAGTTTGCCTACGTAGTGTCTCATGACCTCAAAGCACCCTTGCGCGCCATCAACAACCTGGCAGAATGGATTGCCGAGGACATGGAAAGCAAAGAACCAGATGTACTCCAGAACCTCACCATGCTCAGAGGCCGCGTGCAACGCATGGAAAACCTGATCAACGGCATTTTGGACTACTCCCGCGTGGGAAGAAAAGAAATATTGCAGACCCAATTCTCAGTGCAGGAACTCTTACAGGAAACGCTGGAAAACCTGGCCCCGCCTGCTTCTTTCACGTTCCAGCTACCTGACGCGCTGCCAACCATCACCGGGGAACGCACGTTGTTGTACCAGGTTTTCGCCAACCTTTTCAGTAACGCCATAAAATACCACCACAAAGAATCTGGAACGGTAACGGTGCACGTGCAGGAAAAAGAAGATTATTACCAGTTTGCGGTGCAGGATGACGGCCCGGGCATTCCCAAAGAATACCATGAGAAAGTGTTTGGCATGTTCCAGACCATGGAAGCCCGTGACGTGAAGGAAAGCACCGGTGTTGGCCTGGCCATTGTCAAGAAAATTGTGGAGGAGAAAGGCGGCACCATCTGGATTGAGTCTGACCGGGGCCTGGGCACCACCTTCCTGTTCACGTGGCCCAAGCTACAGGGCACCCAGATAACATCGTCAGAATTGCTAGAGGAAAACGTATGA
- a CDS encoding tetratricopeptide repeat protein encodes MSVARKGDFYYYLGVVLLSLVLLQGCTFSRMAKRAQKGQVISAEPGSLMVRGKQVPLEVQAQLPANLLKNDYRYAIRVYYKSDKGTEDHVGSLGFDFGNYNFIDGKPTMQGAFSFPFSPTKARGQLMAQGIVTNPKGRKKYVKPVVLAPGIRTTPYLVQYAHAPANAPEVTKADAPTTLKFPIYFDQGLATLRSGFGTNLNALDEFLNTNQKTKKIEILATHSPDSLETVTRNLAARRAIAVENYIKKKIDTESYVNSLQTTKLNSRTIQQQWDAFLGRIQMSALPEEQVQQILEIVNGKGSFLAKEKKLQALPAYEYIETYVYPVLRYTEVTVDFTPNLRRDYEIYLLAKKVADNRANADVLTSEEMQYAANLTPLLAEKRKIYESAVENYMNWQALNNLGLVYFEQAKKELKPNVKKALLEKAILNLRFAAHRNPTAQQFYNLAVAHHQTGNHLEAMQSYDYAVKLGGPLPVLQQVFTDKAALELEVGQYDDAARSVAYAGSGYAAQYNRTLLYFLKENYEDATKLGLKLLEEWPHNGAAHYLLAIIGARSQNETQLSSHLKKAIKANPALAGMAVEDLEFQKYNKSAAFLEAFRSK; translated from the coding sequence ATGTCGGTTGCGCGTAAAGGGGACTTTTACTATTATTTAGGGGTGGTGTTACTCAGCTTGGTATTGCTGCAAGGCTGCACCTTTTCCCGCATGGCCAAACGCGCCCAGAAAGGTCAGGTCATTTCGGCGGAGCCGGGCAGTTTGATGGTGCGCGGCAAACAGGTGCCCTTAGAAGTACAGGCCCAGTTGCCCGCCAACCTGCTCAAAAACGACTACCGCTACGCCATACGCGTGTACTATAAATCAGACAAAGGCACTGAAGACCACGTGGGCTCCCTGGGATTTGACTTCGGGAATTACAACTTCATAGACGGCAAACCCACCATGCAGGGTGCGTTCTCGTTTCCGTTTTCGCCCACCAAAGCGCGCGGGCAGTTGATGGCGCAGGGCATTGTCACCAACCCCAAAGGCCGAAAGAAATACGTAAAACCGGTGGTCTTGGCGCCGGGCATCAGGACCACGCCCTATCTGGTGCAATATGCCCACGCGCCCGCCAATGCGCCAGAGGTAACCAAAGCAGACGCGCCCACTACGCTTAAATTCCCCATTTACTTTGACCAGGGGCTGGCCACGTTACGCTCCGGGTTCGGGACGAATTTAAATGCGCTGGATGAATTCCTGAACACCAACCAGAAAACCAAGAAGATTGAGATTCTGGCCACGCATTCGCCAGACTCCCTGGAGACCGTTACCAGAAATTTAGCGGCCCGGCGCGCCATTGCGGTGGAGAATTACATCAAGAAAAAGATAGACACAGAATCCTACGTCAACTCGCTGCAGACCACCAAACTCAACTCGCGCACCATTCAGCAGCAGTGGGACGCCTTTTTAGGCCGAATTCAGATGTCGGCGTTGCCGGAGGAACAGGTGCAGCAGATTCTGGAGATTGTGAACGGCAAGGGCAGTTTTCTGGCCAAGGAAAAAAAATTGCAGGCGCTTCCGGCCTATGAATACATTGAAACCTACGTGTACCCGGTGTTGCGCTACACCGAAGTGACCGTAGACTTCACCCCCAACCTGCGCCGCGACTACGAGATTTACCTGCTGGCCAAAAAAGTAGCCGACAACCGCGCCAACGCAGATGTCCTGACCTCAGAGGAAATGCAATACGCCGCCAACCTCACCCCGCTCTTAGCCGAGAAACGCAAAATCTATGAGAGCGCGGTGGAGAATTACATGAACTGGCAGGCGCTAAACAACCTGGGGCTGGTGTATTTTGAACAGGCCAAAAAAGAGCTCAAACCCAACGTCAAGAAAGCCCTGCTGGAGAAAGCCATTCTGAACCTGAGGTTCGCGGCGCACCGCAACCCCACCGCGCAGCAATTCTACAACTTAGCCGTGGCGCATCACCAAACAGGCAACCACCTGGAAGCCATGCAGAGCTATGATTACGCTGTGAAACTGGGTGGTCCGCTGCCCGTTTTGCAACAGGTCTTCACTGACAAAGCCGCGCTGGAACTGGAAGTAGGCCAGTATGACGATGCCGCGCGCAGCGTTGCCTATGCCGGGTCTGGGTACGCCGCCCAATACAACCGCACGCTCCTTTATTTCCTGAAGGAAAACTATGAAGACGCCACCAAACTTGGCCTGAAACTGCTGGAGGAATGGCCCCACAACGGCGCCGCGCATTATTTATTGGCCATTATTGGTGCCCGCAGCCAGAACGAAACCCAGCTCAGCTCCCACCTTAAAAAAGCCATCAAAGCCAATCCGGCGCTGGCGGGCATGGCCGTGGAAGACCTGGAATTTCAGAAATACAACAAATCTGCGGCCTTTCTGGAGGCGTTCCGGTCAAAGTAG
- a CDS encoding ATP-binding protein, whose translation MNQSELAACQEQLRLLRNEYEEFAYIVSHDLKAPLRAISNLSSWIKEDLGTNLDPDISHNINLLQNRSERLEGMINAILMFSRINRQDLEIVEVDATTLVHQMAKPLEEAGSATVQVSGLPTFTTYAKKLETVLRHLIQNGVQFNEQKPALIEVSASDQGAFYTFTVKDQGLGIPADAHEKIFKMFYTVQPKEKVETLGAGLTIVKKIVTFVGGQVTIFSAPGQGTQISFTWPKEVSTFKG comes from the coding sequence ATGAACCAGTCAGAATTAGCCGCCTGCCAGGAACAACTCAGGCTCCTGAGAAATGAGTACGAGGAATTCGCGTACATTGTCTCACATGACCTGAAAGCGCCCCTTAGAGCCATCAGCAACCTTTCCAGCTGGATCAAAGAAGACCTGGGCACTAACCTGGACCCCGACATCAGTCATAACATAAATTTGCTACAGAACCGATCTGAGCGTCTGGAGGGCATGATCAATGCCATTTTAATGTTCTCCCGTATAAACCGGCAAGACCTGGAGATAGTGGAAGTAGATGCCACCACCTTGGTTCACCAAATGGCCAAACCACTGGAAGAAGCCGGGTCGGCCACGGTGCAGGTATCAGGTCTGCCTACCTTCACTACTTATGCTAAAAAGCTGGAAACGGTCTTAAGGCATTTAATTCAGAACGGGGTGCAGTTCAACGAGCAGAAACCGGCGCTGATTGAGGTTTCGGCCAGTGACCAAGGCGCATTTTACACATTCACGGTAAAAGACCAGGGCCTGGGCATACCGGCAGACGCGCATGAGAAAATATTTAAGATGTTCTATACCGTGCAGCCCAAGGAAAAGGTGGAGACATTGGGAGCCGGTCTCACCATTGTCAAAAAAATAGTCACCTTTGTGGGTGGCCAAGTAACCATATTCTCTGCCCCGGGCCAGGGAACTCAGATTTCGTTTACCTGGCCCAAAGAGGTAAGCACTTTTAAAGGATAA